A region of Photobacterium sanguinicancri DNA encodes the following proteins:
- the zntR gene encoding Zn(2+)-responsive transcriptional regulator — protein sequence MYLIGQLAKRSGVSSDTLRFYEKNGLLQPAGRSDSGYRLYSEENLSRVKFIIRSKTIGLSLDEIRELLDIRLEASQHSCAEVKAITQAKLDEVDTKISELKRIRVALKKINDACCGHDDDNASHCSILEALGDHQGDKTKAPTDVCCAGQCRNK from the coding sequence ATGTATTTGATTGGTCAACTGGCCAAACGCTCAGGGGTAAGTAGCGATACCTTAAGGTTTTATGAAAAGAATGGCTTGCTTCAGCCCGCAGGGCGCAGTGATAGCGGTTATCGCCTTTATAGCGAAGAAAATTTATCACGGGTGAAATTTATTATTCGTTCGAAAACGATCGGCTTGAGTTTAGATGAAATTCGAGAGCTATTAGATATACGTTTAGAAGCAAGTCAGCATAGCTGCGCGGAGGTAAAGGCCATCACCCAAGCCAAGCTGGACGAAGTCGATACCAAAATATCGGAGTTAAAGCGTATTCGTGTCGCATTGAAAAAAATCAATGATGCTTGTTGTGGGCATGACGATGATAATGCCAGCCATTGCTCTATCTTAGAAGCACTTGGTGATCACCAAGGTGATAAAACAAAAGCCCCGACAGACGTATGCTGTGCAGGGCAATGTCGCAATAAGTAA
- the fis gene encoding DNA-binding transcriptional regulator Fis gives MFEQNLTSEALTVTTVTSQDQITQKPLRDSVKASLKNYLAQLNGQEVDDLYELVLAEVEQPLLDTIMQYTRGNQTRAATMMGINRGTLRKKLKKYGMN, from the coding sequence ATGTTCGAACAAAATCTGACTTCCGAAGCACTAACAGTAACAACTGTAACTTCACAAGACCAAATCACACAGAAGCCACTACGTGACTCTGTGAAAGCATCACTTAAAAACTACCTTGCTCAACTAAATGGTCAAGAAGTCGATGATCTGTACGAGCTAGTACTTGCTGAAGTTGAGCAACCGCTACTAGACACCATCATGCAGTACACGCGCGGTAACCAAACACGCGCTGCGACCATGATGGGTATCAACCGTGGCACTCTTCGCAAGAAACTAAAAAAATACGGCATGAACTAA
- the ppnP gene encoding pyrimidine/purine nucleoside phosphorylase has product MLKNNEYFDGQVKSIGFETQGDHCSIGVMAIGEYKFGTAAPEKMTVVKGALTVKLPGHVEWETYSAGDSFEVPGDSAFEVKVDVPTAYLCDYL; this is encoded by the coding sequence ATGCTAAAAAATAACGAATATTTTGATGGTCAGGTGAAGTCGATTGGGTTTGAAACTCAGGGCGATCACTGCAGTATTGGTGTCATGGCTATTGGTGAATACAAGTTTGGTACGGCAGCGCCAGAGAAAATGACCGTCGTAAAAGGCGCATTAACAGTGAAATTACCCGGCCATGTTGAGTGGGAAACTTACAGTGCTGGAGATTCGTTCGAAGTGCCGGGCGATTCCGCTTTTGAGGTCAAGGTGGACGTGCCCACCGCTTATTTATGTGATTATTTATAA
- the accC gene encoding acetyl-CoA carboxylase biotin carboxylase subunit produces the protein MLDKLVIANRGEIALRILRACKELGIKTVAVHSTADRDLKHVLLADETICIGPAKGTESYLNIPRIISAAEITGAVAIHPGYGFLSENADFAEQVERSGFVFVGPTAETIRIMGDKVSAISAMKKAGVPCVPGSDGPLDDDEARNKSFAKRIGYPVIIKASGGGGGRGMRVVRSEGELSEAIAMTRAEAKACFNNDMVYMEKYLENPRHIEVQVLADGQGNAIHLGERDCSMQRRHQKVVEEAPAPGITEEMRKYIGERCCRACVEINYRGAGTFEFLYENGEFYFIEMNTRIQVEHPVTEMVTGIDLIKEQLRIAAGQPLSFSQNDIQIRGHAVECRINAEDPERFLPCPGKIERFHSAGGMGVRWESHIYAGYTVPPHYDSMIGKLITYGENRDVAISRMRNALAETVIDGIKTNIPLQQEIMLDENFQHGGANIHYLEKKLGLQ, from the coding sequence ATGTTAGATAAATTAGTTATCGCTAACCGTGGTGAAATTGCACTACGTATTTTGCGTGCATGTAAAGAGCTAGGCATCAAAACTGTTGCCGTACACTCAACCGCTGACCGCGATCTAAAACACGTATTACTTGCTGACGAAACCATTTGTATCGGTCCAGCAAAAGGTACTGAAAGCTACCTCAACATTCCGCGCATTATCAGTGCGGCTGAAATCACGGGCGCAGTTGCGATTCACCCGGGTTACGGCTTCCTATCTGAAAACGCGGATTTTGCTGAACAAGTTGAACGCTCTGGCTTCGTATTCGTTGGCCCGACGGCAGAAACAATCCGTATTATGGGTGATAAAGTTTCTGCTATCAGTGCAATGAAAAAAGCAGGTGTTCCTTGTGTACCTGGTTCTGACGGCCCGTTGGACGACGATGAAGCACGTAACAAATCGTTCGCGAAACGCATTGGTTACCCAGTGATCATCAAAGCCTCTGGTGGCGGTGGTGGTCGTGGTATGCGCGTTGTTCGCTCTGAAGGCGAGTTAAGCGAAGCAATCGCAATGACGCGTGCAGAAGCAAAAGCATGTTTCAACAATGACATGGTTTACATGGAGAAATACCTAGAAAACCCTCGTCATATCGAAGTACAAGTCTTAGCTGATGGCCAAGGCAATGCTATTCACCTTGGTGAGCGTGACTGTTCAATGCAACGTCGTCACCAAAAAGTGGTTGAAGAAGCGCCAGCACCGGGCATCACCGAAGAAATGCGTAAGTACATCGGTGAGCGTTGTTGTCGAGCTTGTGTTGAAATCAACTACCGAGGTGCGGGTACGTTTGAATTCCTATACGAAAACGGTGAGTTCTACTTCATTGAAATGAACACCCGTATTCAGGTTGAGCACCCAGTAACTGAAATGGTTACGGGTATCGATTTGATCAAAGAACAACTGCGTATTGCAGCGGGTCAACCGTTGTCATTCAGCCAAAATGATATTCAAATTCGCGGCCATGCCGTTGAGTGTCGTATCAATGCTGAAGACCCTGAGCGTTTCCTACCTTGCCCTGGCAAGATCGAACGTTTCCATTCCGCAGGCGGTATGGGTGTGCGTTGGGAATCTCACATCTACGCAGGTTACACAGTGCCACCGCACTACGATTCAATGATCGGCAAGCTAATCACTTACGGTGAAAACCGTGATGTAGCGATCTCTCGTATGCGTAACGCTCTGGCAGAAACCGTTATCGACGGTATTAAGACTAACATCCCGCTACAGCAAGAAATCATGCTGGATGAAAACTTCCAACACGGTGGTGCGAACATCCACTACCTTGAGAAGAAATTAGGTCTGCAATAA
- the panF gene encoding sodium/pantothenate symporter, whose protein sequence is MNSQLLIPLVLYLLAVFAVALFARQKRTQGSNFLSEYLLGNRSMGGFVLAMTLAATYASASTFIGGPGAAYKMGLGWVLLAMIQLPAAWLTLGVLGKKFAIEARRHNALTLNDILYARYRSRTVVIFASLALLLAFFGTMVVQFVGGARLLQTMTGLSYQQGLMIFAITVGLYTTIGGFRAVVMTDTIQGIMMIIGTTALLVGIIHAGGSVGELVHELHDIDPALITPFGPDNFLSQPFMLSFWILVCFGVIGLPHAAIRCMSYKDSASLHKGMVISTAMVAFLMLGMHLAGALGRAIVPDIASPDQIMPTLMITVLPPAFAGVFLAGPMAAIMSTIDSQLIQASATLLKDLYLNYINPKAAEAADAEQRLPKLSLWVTGIFSALVFVAAMNPPDMLIWLNLLAFGGMQAVFLWPLVLGLYWKKASAVGALASMLTGLTTYASLAILKPDMGGIHAIVPTLAIGLVAFIAGSLAKPVMASEPPQTA, encoded by the coding sequence ATGAATAGCCAACTACTGATCCCTTTAGTGCTCTATTTACTGGCCGTCTTTGCCGTCGCTCTCTTTGCTCGACAAAAACGCACCCAAGGCTCCAACTTCCTGAGCGAATACCTACTGGGTAATCGCAGCATGGGTGGCTTCGTTCTCGCCATGACGCTTGCTGCGACTTATGCCAGTGCCAGCACCTTTATAGGTGGCCCAGGTGCTGCCTATAAAATGGGATTAGGCTGGGTGTTGCTGGCCATGATCCAGCTCCCCGCGGCTTGGTTAACCCTAGGAGTACTCGGTAAGAAATTTGCCATTGAAGCACGACGCCATAACGCCCTCACTCTTAACGACATTTTATACGCGCGTTACCGCAGTCGCACCGTGGTTATCTTTGCTTCATTAGCATTATTACTGGCCTTTTTTGGCACCATGGTGGTGCAATTTGTCGGGGGCGCTCGCTTACTGCAAACCATGACAGGGTTAAGCTACCAACAAGGCTTAATGATCTTTGCCATTACCGTCGGCTTGTACACCACAATAGGCGGTTTCCGCGCAGTGGTGATGACAGATACTATCCAAGGTATCATGATGATCATTGGTACTACCGCACTGCTGGTCGGCATCATTCATGCTGGGGGAAGCGTTGGCGAACTGGTACACGAACTGCACGATATCGATCCTGCATTAATCACGCCTTTTGGCCCAGACAACTTCCTCAGTCAGCCATTTATGCTGAGCTTTTGGATTCTGGTTTGTTTTGGTGTTATCGGCTTACCCCATGCCGCTATACGTTGCATGTCGTATAAAGATAGCGCTTCACTGCACAAAGGTATGGTGATCAGTACAGCAATGGTGGCTTTTCTGATGCTGGGTATGCACCTTGCTGGCGCCTTAGGTCGAGCTATCGTGCCGGATATCGCCAGTCCAGATCAAATCATGCCAACCTTGATGATCACCGTACTGCCCCCCGCCTTTGCTGGTGTCTTTTTAGCCGGACCAATGGCAGCCATCATGTCGACCATCGACTCACAGTTGATTCAAGCCTCAGCGACCTTACTTAAAGACTTGTACCTCAACTACATCAACCCAAAAGCGGCAGAAGCAGCTGATGCAGAACAGCGCCTGCCAAAGCTATCTTTGTGGGTAACCGGTATTTTCTCTGCCTTAGTGTTTGTTGCGGCGATGAATCCGCCCGACATGCTCATTTGGCTTAATCTGTTAGCTTTCGGTGGGATGCAGGCCGTCTTCCTGTGGCCATTAGTCTTAGGCTTATATTGGAAAAAAGCCTCTGCGGTCGGCGCTCTGGCCTCTATGCTGACCGGATTAACCACTTACGCTAGCCTTGCCATCCTTAAGCCTGACATGGGCGGCATACATGCCATTGTGCCAACATTGGCCATTGGTTTAGTCGCTTTTATTGCAGGCAGCCTTGCTAAACCTGTGATGGCCTCCGAGCCACCACAGACGGCCTAA
- the purH gene encoding bifunctional phosphoribosylaminoimidazolecarboxamide formyltransferase/IMP cyclohydrolase — protein MENARPIRRALISVSDKTGIVEFAQALANRGVDILSTGGTARLLAEQGIKVTEVSDYTGFPEMMDGRVKTLHPKVHGGVLGRRGQDDAVMAQHGINPIDMVVVNLYPFAETVAKEGCTLADAVENIDIGGPTMVRSAAKNHKDVAIVVNAHDYGRVITEMDANDKSLTLETRFDLAIAAFEHTASYDGMIANYFGTMVPSYGENKDGDQASKFPRTFNQQFEKKQDMRYGENSHQAAAFYVEATPEEASVSTARQIQGKALSYNNIADTDAALECVKEFDLPACVIVKHANPCGVALGDNILEAYDRAYKTDPTSAFGGIIAFNRELDAATATAITERQFVEVIIAPSVSADAIEIITAKKNLRLLECGEWTTKTTGFDVKRVNGGLLVQDRDQGMVNEDDLKVVSQRTPNADELRDALFCWKVAKYVKSNAIVYAKGNMTIGVGAGQMSRVYSAKIAGIKAADENLEVAGSVMASDAFFPFRDGIDAAAEAGITCVIQPGGSMRDDEVIAAADEHGMAMLFTGMRHFRH, from the coding sequence ATGGAAAACGCTCGTCCTATCCGCCGTGCGCTAATTAGCGTATCAGACAAAACTGGTATTGTAGAATTCGCACAAGCGCTAGCCAACCGTGGTGTTGATATCTTATCAACTGGCGGTACTGCTCGCCTACTTGCTGAGCAAGGTATCAAAGTTACTGAAGTTTCTGATTACACTGGTTTCCCAGAAATGATGGATGGCCGTGTTAAAACCCTTCACCCTAAAGTACACGGTGGCGTTCTTGGCCGTCGTGGTCAAGACGATGCGGTAATGGCACAACACGGTATCAACCCTATCGATATGGTCGTGGTCAACCTTTACCCCTTCGCTGAAACCGTCGCTAAAGAAGGTTGTACTCTTGCTGACGCGGTTGAGAACATCGACATCGGTGGTCCAACAATGGTTCGCTCTGCGGCGAAAAACCACAAAGATGTCGCTATCGTGGTTAACGCACACGACTATGGCCGTGTTATCACGGAAATGGACGCAAACGACAAATCTCTAACACTTGAAACTCGTTTCGACCTAGCGATTGCAGCGTTTGAGCACACGGCTTCTTACGACGGTATGATCGCTAACTACTTTGGTACTATGGTGCCATCTTACGGTGAGAACAAAGACGGAGACCAAGCGTCTAAATTCCCTCGTACGTTCAACCAGCAGTTCGAGAAAAAACAAGATATGCGCTACGGCGAGAACAGCCACCAAGCGGCGGCTTTTTATGTTGAAGCAACCCCAGAAGAAGCGTCTGTTTCAACCGCACGTCAAATCCAAGGTAAAGCGCTGTCTTACAACAATATCGCTGATACTGATGCGGCACTTGAGTGCGTCAAAGAATTCGACCTTCCAGCATGTGTCATTGTAAAACATGCTAACCCTTGTGGTGTTGCGCTAGGCGATAACATTCTTGAGGCTTACGACCGCGCTTACAAAACAGACCCAACATCGGCATTTGGTGGCATTATCGCATTTAACCGCGAGCTAGATGCGGCAACAGCAACGGCTATCACTGAGCGCCAGTTCGTTGAAGTGATCATCGCCCCTTCTGTTTCTGCTGACGCCATTGAAATTATTACAGCCAAGAAAAACCTACGCCTTCTTGAGTGTGGCGAGTGGACGACGAAAACAACCGGTTTCGATGTTAAGCGTGTTAATGGCGGCCTGTTAGTTCAAGACCGCGACCAAGGTATGGTTAACGAAGACGACCTAAAAGTTGTTTCTCAGCGTACGCCAAACGCTGACGAACTGCGTGATGCGCTATTTTGTTGGAAGGTAGCAAAGTACGTGAAATCAAACGCGATTGTTTACGCGAAAGGCAATATGACTATCGGTGTCGGCGCTGGCCAAATGAGCCGCGTTTACTCGGCAAAAATTGCTGGCATCAAAGCTGCTGACGAAAACCTTGAAGTTGCGGGTAGTGTAATGGCATCAGATGCATTCTTCCCATTCCGCGATGGTATTGATGCCGCAGCAGAAGCAGGGATTACTTGTGTCATTCAGCCGGGTGGTTCAATGCGTGATGACGAAGTGATTGCGGCTGCCGACGAACATGGCATGGCGATGCTATTCACTGGCATGCGCCACTTCCGTCACTAA
- a CDS encoding antibiotic biosynthesis monooxygenase family protein — MVLEVALLDVKQGQQQAFEAAFTEAQSIISGMSGYLSHQLQKCIEKDNRYVLLVNWETLADHQVGFRQSAEYLQWRDLLHHFYETFPEVEHFTALYPNEVA; from the coding sequence ATGGTATTGGAAGTCGCTTTACTGGATGTGAAGCAAGGGCAACAGCAAGCGTTTGAGGCTGCATTTACAGAGGCTCAGAGCATCATCAGTGGTATGAGTGGGTATCTTTCACACCAACTGCAAAAGTGTATCGAAAAGGACAATCGTTACGTCTTGCTAGTGAACTGGGAAACATTGGCTGATCACCAAGTGGGATTCCGTCAGTCGGCAGAGTATCTGCAATGGCGTGATTTATTGCACCACTTCTATGAAACATTCCCTGAAGTGGAACACTTCACGGCGCTGTATCCAAATGAAGTCGCGTAA
- the prmA gene encoding 50S ribosomal protein L11 methyltransferase — protein MPWIQIKLNATAENAEAIGDMLMEETGALSATFLDAQDTPVFEPLPGETRLWGDTDVIGLYDAEADMEFVLTMLKNSPLIADDFAHKIEQLEDKDWEREWMENFHPMRFGRRLWICPSWREAPEPNAVNVLLDPGLAFGTGTHPTTSLCLEWLDGQDLEGKTVIDFGCGSGILAIAALKLGAKSVIGIDIDPQAILASRDNAQRNGVSEQLELFLPKDQPEGIQADIVVANILAGPLRELSPVIKSLVKDGGDLAISGVLETQSEDVATYYSDEVALDPVAVREDWCRISGRKA, from the coding sequence ATGCCTTGGATTCAAATCAAACTGAACGCAACTGCTGAAAATGCTGAAGCGATTGGCGACATGCTGATGGAAGAAACTGGCGCACTCTCTGCCACATTCCTTGATGCACAAGATACGCCAGTATTCGAGCCACTTCCGGGTGAAACACGCCTATGGGGTGATACGGATGTAATCGGTTTATACGATGCAGAAGCCGACATGGAATTCGTGCTGACAATGTTGAAAAACAGCCCGCTGATTGCTGATGATTTTGCACATAAAATCGAGCAATTAGAAGACAAAGACTGGGAACGTGAGTGGATGGAAAACTTCCACCCAATGCGCTTTGGCCGCCGTCTGTGGATTTGCCCTAGCTGGCGTGAAGCGCCAGAACCAAATGCCGTTAACGTACTACTAGACCCAGGTTTGGCATTTGGTACAGGTACTCACCCAACCACATCTTTGTGTCTTGAGTGGTTAGACGGCCAAGACCTTGAAGGTAAAACCGTGATCGATTTCGGTTGTGGCTCAGGCATCCTAGCAATTGCTGCCCTAAAATTAGGGGCTAAAAGTGTCATCGGTATCGATATCGATCCACAAGCTATTTTAGCCTCACGCGATAATGCTCAACGTAACGGCGTATCAGAGCAATTAGAGCTATTCCTACCGAAGGACCAACCTGAAGGCATTCAAGCCGACATCGTGGTTGCTAACATCCTTGCTGGCCCATTGCGCGAACTATCGCCAGTGATTAAGAGCCTAGTCAAAGACGGTGGTGATTTGGCGATTTCAGGCGTGCTAGAGACTCAATCCGAAGATGTCGCGACATACTACAGCGATGAAGTCGCACTAGACCCTGTGGCAGTGCGTGAAGATTGGTGTCGTATTTCGGGTCGAAAAGCGTAA
- a CDS encoding YhdT family protein, which yields MKTLSKRYRQAHREAKWAVGLALAYFLWWYVSAYAFTPAITDTSMPELYFGFPLWFLLACILGPIIFTALCGLMVKYIYQDMSLDIEKESHHE from the coding sequence ATGAAAACGCTATCAAAGCGCTATCGCCAAGCACATCGCGAAGCCAAGTGGGCGGTGGGTTTAGCGCTCGCCTATTTCCTTTGGTGGTACGTTTCCGCTTATGCGTTTACTCCAGCAATCACAGATACCTCGATGCCAGAGCTGTATTTCGGCTTTCCACTTTGGTTTCTATTAGCTTGCATCCTTGGACCCATCATTTTCACCGCACTGTGCGGGTTAATGGTTAAATACATTTATCAAGATATGTCATTAGACATAGAGAAAGAATCGCACCATGAATAG
- the accB gene encoding acetyl-CoA carboxylase biotin carboxyl carrier protein, with translation MDIRKIKKLIELVEESGIAELEISEGEESVRISRNVPASALPAQQFMAAPAAPVAAPAAAPVAEAAAPVAPAEPAGHKVLSPMVGSFYRAPSPEAKAFVEVGQTVNVGDTLCIVEAMKMMNQIQSDKAGTVVAILAEDGDAVEFDQALVIIE, from the coding sequence ATGGATATTCGTAAGATCAAAAAGCTGATTGAACTAGTAGAAGAATCAGGTATTGCGGAACTAGAAATCTCTGAAGGTGAAGAATCAGTACGCATCAGTCGTAACGTACCAGCTAGCGCGCTTCCCGCTCAACAGTTCATGGCAGCACCTGCTGCTCCAGTTGCAGCTCCAGCAGCGGCACCTGTTGCAGAAGCTGCAGCACCAGTAGCACCTGCAGAACCTGCTGGTCACAAAGTTCTTTCTCCAATGGTTGGCTCTTTCTACCGTGCACCAAGCCCTGAAGCGAAAGCATTCGTTGAAGTTGGTCAAACTGTCAATGTTGGCGATACCCTATGTATCGTTGAAGCAATGAAAATGATGAACCAAATCCAATCTGATAAAGCAGGTACGGTTGTAGCGATTCTTGCTGAAGACGGCGATGCTGTAGAGTTCGATCAGGCTCTAGTTATCATCGAGTAA
- the aroQ gene encoding type II 3-dehydroquinate dehydratase yields MSTIKRILLINGPNLNLLGLREPGHYGQQTLTHIVTDLTAKADALNISLEHIQSNAEHELIDAIHQAHGKVDFIIINPAAFTHTSVAIRDALLGVAIPFIEVHLSNVHAREPFRHHSYLSDKAVGVICGLGADGYEFALNAAARRLHQNAK; encoded by the coding sequence ATGTCGACCATTAAGCGCATTTTACTGATTAATGGACCTAATCTGAATTTGTTAGGTCTCAGAGAGCCGGGTCATTATGGTCAACAAACATTGACCCACATCGTGACAGATTTAACAGCCAAAGCGGATGCATTGAATATTAGTCTTGAGCATATTCAGTCCAATGCTGAACATGAATTGATCGATGCGATCCACCAAGCTCATGGCAAAGTGGATTTTATCATCATCAACCCAGCCGCTTTCACCCATACCAGCGTCGCTATTCGTGATGCATTATTGGGGGTAGCGATCCCGTTTATTGAAGTGCACTTATCTAATGTGCATGCACGGGAGCCTTTCCGCCATCATTCCTACCTATCAGATAAAGCGGTAGGCGTGATTTGTGGTTTAGGTGCCGACGGTTATGAATTCGCCCTGAATGCTGCGGCTCGCCGTCTGCATCAGAACGCTAAATGA
- a CDS encoding DMT family transporter, with amino-acid sequence MKDTFVTSALFLSVCIIWGTTWMAMEIAVESIPPIIATGLRFLISAPCILLLAKCTGAPLCFPKGQRSFMFAVAVFYFAIPFTLMIVGEQYISSGLASIIFANMPLAVLAISMLSLGLRLVPHQLIGLTVAILCLCLILNNELDIGDNNDYSGILALVAAVAIHAVMYVFTQKYGQGIQVLTYNALPSAIAAILLLVVGSIWEQPQWHLMETHSLQAVVYLGLIASVGGIVAYFRLNQVTSPFTASLCFLIFPVVALCLDAWLNNNHLSAWSQQLLAPLFLGIVVAKLNRFPSIRALVRSK; translated from the coding sequence ATGAAGGACACATTCGTCACATCGGCTCTATTTCTCTCGGTTTGCATCATTTGGGGAACAACTTGGATGGCAATGGAAATCGCCGTTGAGTCTATACCGCCGATCATAGCAACAGGGCTACGCTTTCTAATCTCTGCACCATGTATTTTATTACTAGCAAAATGTACTGGAGCGCCATTGTGTTTTCCCAAGGGACAGCGAAGCTTTATGTTTGCCGTGGCGGTGTTTTATTTTGCAATTCCTTTCACGCTAATGATTGTCGGTGAACAATATATTTCTTCAGGGTTAGCCTCTATCATCTTTGCCAATATGCCTTTAGCTGTACTGGCGATATCCATGCTAAGTCTGGGGCTTCGTTTAGTACCCCATCAACTCATTGGCCTTACTGTTGCCATTCTCTGCTTATGCTTGATCTTAAATAATGAGCTTGATATCGGCGATAATAATGATTACTCAGGTATTTTGGCATTGGTCGCTGCTGTTGCAATTCATGCTGTCATGTATGTCTTTACCCAAAAGTATGGGCAAGGAATCCAAGTATTAACCTACAACGCCCTGCCTTCAGCGATTGCGGCCATACTGTTACTCGTTGTTGGCAGTATCTGGGAGCAACCACAGTGGCACCTTATGGAGACCCATTCGCTTCAAGCTGTCGTATATTTAGGGCTCATTGCTAGCGTTGGTGGCATTGTTGCTTACTTCCGCTTAAACCAAGTAACATCCCCTTTTACTGCCTCATTATGCTTTTTAATCTTCCCAGTTGTGGCGCTATGTTTGGATGCTTGGCTCAACAACAATCATCTATCCGCTTGGTCACAGCAATTATTAGCGCCACTTTTCCTCGGTATCGTTGTTGCTAAACTCAATCGCTTTCCCTCAATTCGTGCTCTAGTGCGCAGTAAATAG
- the dusB gene encoding tRNA dihydrouridine synthase DusB — protein MQIGPYQLKNQLIVAPMAGVTDRPFRELCLRYGAGMAVSEMMSSNPDLWKTAKSQNRMVHEGESGIRSVQIAGADPKLMAEAAQFSVENGAQIIDINMGCPAKKVNKKLAGSALLQYPAIIEDILRTVVDAVDVPVTLKTRTGWDLENRNCVDIAKMAEQCGIQALALHGRTKTCMYKGEAEYEYIRAAKQAVSIPVIANGDIDSPEKARFVLDYTGADALMIGRPAQGRPWIFREIHHYLTTGEHLPSPAMAEVSEIMLGHVQELHRFYGEYLGLRIARKHVSWYLKEHAPAGDFRRTFNAIEDAQQQIDALQGYFENVA, from the coding sequence TTGCAGATCGGTCCTTATCAACTTAAAAACCAGTTAATTGTCGCGCCAATGGCGGGTGTGACCGATCGTCCGTTTCGTGAGCTGTGTCTCCGTTACGGTGCGGGGATGGCTGTCAGTGAAATGATGTCATCCAATCCAGACCTCTGGAAAACGGCTAAATCTCAGAACCGTATGGTTCATGAAGGCGAATCGGGGATCCGTTCAGTGCAAATCGCTGGCGCCGATCCAAAATTGATGGCCGAAGCGGCTCAATTCAGCGTTGAAAACGGTGCGCAAATCATCGATATCAACATGGGTTGCCCTGCGAAAAAGGTCAACAAGAAGCTGGCAGGCTCAGCCCTGTTACAGTATCCCGCGATTATCGAGGATATTCTTCGTACCGTGGTCGATGCCGTCGATGTACCTGTTACGCTGAAAACGCGAACAGGTTGGGATCTGGAAAACCGTAACTGTGTCGATATCGCAAAAATGGCCGAGCAATGCGGCATTCAGGCACTGGCCCTTCACGGCCGGACTAAAACCTGCATGTACAAAGGCGAGGCAGAATATGAATACATCAGAGCAGCGAAACAAGCGGTGTCTATTCCCGTGATCGCTAACGGTGATATCGATTCACCCGAAAAAGCACGCTTTGTACTCGATTATACGGGTGCCGATGCTTTGATGATTGGTCGTCCTGCACAAGGGCGTCCGTGGATTTTTCGCGAGATCCATCATTACTTAACAACCGGTGAACACTTACCTTCCCCAGCAATGGCTGAAGTGAGTGAAATCATGCTGGGCCATGTTCAAGAACTTCATCGTTTCTACGGTGAGTACTTAGGGTTGCGCATTGCACGTAAACACGTGTCTTGGTACTTAAAAGAACATGCACCAGCCGGTGATTTTCGCCGGACCTTCAACGCTATCGAGGATGCCCAACAGCAAATCGATGCGCTGCAAGGCTACTTCGAAAACGTTGCATAA